The Fundidesulfovibrio terrae genomic sequence TTCGTTGAGTTCCATTCCGGTGAAGAGTATGTTCAGAATCACAGGATCGCCGCGCTTGACGGATTTGATCTGGGTGAAGTTCATCTGCTGTTTGCTTGGTTTTTGAAACTCCTTCAGTTGGTCCGGCCCAGTCAGTATCAGGAGGGCGGAGAAATCACCGGCAGCATTGGGAAGGCGAGTCAACTTGGCCTTGTTGTCGGCGATGATCTCGTCGATACGCGTTTTCGTCTGGCCGGTTCTCGTTTTGGACTCCCGAACCAGCAGTCGGTTCACGGTTTCATGCTGTCGCATGTTGCTCGAAAGCGACCATGCCGCAGCCTTCCGGGTGATTTCATCCAGCTTGGCGTCGCCGGTCAGGGCGTACCCGTCATCCAGGACGTTCACGATCTTGGCCGGGAACGCATCGTTTCCGGAAGCGAAGAATGCCCCCCAGAGGAAGTCCAGGTCGCCTGGCCGCGTTGGGTTGATGTCCTGAATCCTTTTGGGCGGCTTCGCGACGAATTCCGGATTCTCATGAAATATTTCCTGAATCATTTTGGAATTTCCCGACAGCCACAAAGCCCTTTCGATAACCTCTTTCGTTTTCCCCGTGAATGCGGCGCTGGAGGCCCAGGCCGAAACCTTGGACGGGTTGTCGGAGAAAATGACCGCCAGAAACCCCATCATGCCGGGGAGTGCACTGGTCCGGTTGTCCAATACCTGGGAGTTCTGAAGTTGTTGCAAAAACATGGGGACCATGGCGGAGTTCTTGCTCAGGTAGTAGTAGCTCATCCAGTCGGAGGATAAATCCTGGCTTGGCGGTGTATCCGGACCGGCGGCGGTTGCACTGCGCGAGGTACACAAAAGAGCGATCAAGAGCCACGACATTAAGCGCAACAGGGGCATGGGGGCTCCTTGAGGTTATTGGATTTAATGCTCGATAAGTGTAGCATCGCGATTTATCAGTCGCAATATTTGTTTCGCATGATCGATTCAAATTAAAAAAAATGAAAGGCCCGGTCCATGTGGGCCGGGCCTTTCATGTTGCTCGCGCGGGGTCTAGCGCCAGTAGCCGCTGATCCAGACCCAGCCCCCGCCGTGGCGCTCCCAGTGGCCGGGCACCCAGGCTGCGTGGGGGTGGGGCTTCACGCGCCAGTGGCCGGGCTCCCAGATCCATTCCCCGTGCCATACCCAGTGCCCGGGCACCCAGACGTGGCGCGGGCTGGGCGCGGTTTCCACGATGACCTCCTCGCGCGGGGCGGGCGGAGGCGGAGCCTGGATGACGATCCGCTCCGCGGGGGGCGGGGCAGGGGCCACGCGCACGGCGCAGCCGGAAAACGCGGCGGCCAGGGCCAGGACGGCCAGCATCGAGACAATGGTTTTCTTGCCGAACTTCACGGATCACTCCTTTGCGGGACGTTCATGGCACCACCTAATTGCCGCGCGGCCGCGCTGTCCAGCATGCGAGGATTACCCTTTTGAAAGCGGCCGCGCTGCGCATCCTCCCGGCTGGCACGTCCGTTGCTCATTCCCCTTCACGCCGCGTGGGCCGGTCCCCTCAAAACCGCGCGCCTGCCCGCTCGCCGGGGGGCCGGCCCCCATAAGGCGTTACAAAAATGGAGACCTTTCGTACAAATTTGCGGCCATCCGCCAAAGGGGAACCATGAAAGCTCTCGACGACCTGATGCGCAGCGTCCAGGCCATGGGCCAGGAGGACGAGGCTCCGGCCCTGCCCGATACCCCGGTCGATCTGCTCCTCTACGCGCCCTGCCCGGTGAAGCTGGTGATGAAGGACGGAGTCGACGCCATCATCGCCGCCCACGCCGCGCAGGGCCTGGAACTCACCGCCCACATCCCCATGGGCTGCACCTCCATCGACCCCTACGACCCGGTGTACCGCGAGCCCGATCCGGCGAAGCTTCCGGGCATCATCGGTTCCATCGGCTTCGGGGACTTCTGGCGCAGGGAGTTCGTGGACGCCCACGTGCGCGCCGGGGTGTTCGAAGCGGCGCTCCCTGAGCGGGTAAGCCCGCTGCACGAGAAGGCCGGGCTCGTGGACCCGCGCGGGGCCTACACGGTCTACGGGGCCACGCCCTACGTCTTCATGGTGGACACCCGCCGCCTGGGGGACAAGCCAATCCCCCGCCGCTGGGAGGACATCCTGCATCCGCGGTATGCGGGCGAGGTGGTCATGTGCGGCGACGGCGACGACATGGCCGACGCCGTGGTGCTGAACCTCTACAAGGATTTCGGCATGCAGGGCCTGGAGGCCCTGGCAAGCGTCAGCAAGGGCCTCATGCACTCGTCCTCCATGGTGAAGTCCGCCGGGAGCCGGGACGAGGACGCCGGGGCAATCTACGTGATCCCGGCCTTCTTCGCCTTTTCCACCCGCCCGCCCGAGCACATCAAGGTCATCTGGCCCCAGGACGGCGCGGCGGCCAGCCCCCTCTATTTCCTGGCCAAAAAGAGCGAGCGGAAGCGCCTTGCGAGCCTGGCCGGATTCTTCGGGAGCGGGTTCGCGTCCATCGAGAGCGCGTCGTGGTTCGCGCCCATGGACGGTTCCGTGCCTTCCAGGCTGCCGGAAGGGGTGGCGCTCAAGTGGGTGGGCTGGGATTTCACCTGGGACAACGACGTGAGCGGCCTGCGCGACCAGCTGAACGTGCTGTTTCGGTCCATGGTGCGGAAGGGTTCATGCGGCTCATAACCGTGGCCGGACCGCCCTCATGCGGCAAGACGTCGGTGGTGGCCAGGGCCTGCGGTGCGCTCATGGGCCAGGGCACGGCCTGCGCCGTGGTCAAGTTCGACTGCCTGCAAAGTCGCGACGGCGAGCTCTACCGCGAGGCCGGTGTGCCCGCTAGCGTGACCCTCTCCGGCGGCCTGTGCCCGGACCACTTCTTCGCCACCAACCTGGAAGAGGCCTTCGCCTGGACCGGAGAGACCGGCGCGGAGGTGGGGATCATCGAGACCGCCGGGCTGTGCAACCGCTGCTCGCCGCACATCCGGGGAGCGCTTGGGGTGTGCGTCATCGACAACCTCATGGGCATCGACGCCCCGGAGAAGATCGGGCCCATGCTTCGCATGGCGGACATCGTCATCGTCACCAAGGGGGACCTGGTGTCCCAGGCCGAGCGGGAGGTGTACCGCTACCGCATCCGCCAAATGAACAGGCGGGCCGTGATCCGCCACGTAAACGGCCTTACGGGACAGGGCTGCGCCGAGCTGGCCGCTATCATGGCCCAGGCCCCGGAGGTCGCGTCGGTGACGGACATGAAGCTCCGGTTCTCCATGCCCGCTGCGGTCTGCTCGTATTGCCTGAGCGAGACGCGCATCGGCGGGCGCTACCAGAAGGGCAATGTGAAGAAGGCCCGGTTCGAGGAATTCGGAGGCGCGCATGCGGACTGAGGACACCCCCGTGGGGACGACAGGCGGCGGGGATACCGGCAGTGACGGCGAACTGGCGCACGGCGAGGCCCTGGCCTATACCCCCGACAGCATGACTCTCACGGCCGGGCGCGACAAGTCGGGCAACCCCGAGGCCGGGGACGTGGTGTTCCGTTCTGGCGAGATCACGGCGCTGCTGGGGCCGACCGGATCGGGCAAGAGCCGGTTTCTCTCGGACATCGAATCCCTGGCCTGCGGCGACACGCCCACCGGCCGGACGCTCAAGCTGGACGGGCGCGCCCCGGACGCGGACGAGCGATTCGCCCTGCAGGGCAGGCTGGTGGCCCAGCTGACCCAGAACATGAACTTCGTGCTGGACATGGGGGTGCGCGATTTCGTGCTGACCCACGCCAAGAGCCGCGAGGTGGAGGACCCTGAAGCGGCCGCGTCGCGGGTGCTTCAGGCGGCCAACGCCCTGGCGGGCGAGCCGTTCGGCCCGGGAGTGCAGCTGACGCAGCTCTCGGGCGGGCAGTCGCGGGCGCTCATGATCGCGGATACGGCGCTTTTAAGCTGGTCGCCGGTGCTCCTGATCGACGAGATCGAGAACGCGGGCGTGGACAAGAGAAGGGCGCTCGATCTCTTGCTGGCCAGCGACAAGATCATCGTCATCGCCACGCACGACCCCGTGCTGGCCCTGTCGGCGGACCGGAGGCTGGTGTTCGAGCACGGGGCGGTGAAGCTGGTTCAGACCCGCACCGGCGAGGAGGAGAGGGTGCTCGCCCGCCTGGAGGCCATGGAGGGGGAGATGTCGCGGGTAAGGGGGGTGTTGCGGCGAGGAGAAAGACTGCTTTTGGCTTGAGGATTTGTAGTTTTTGAAATTGCGAG encodes the following:
- a CDS encoding ABC transporter substrate-binding protein gives rise to the protein MKALDDLMRSVQAMGQEDEAPALPDTPVDLLLYAPCPVKLVMKDGVDAIIAAHAAQGLELTAHIPMGCTSIDPYDPVYREPDPAKLPGIIGSIGFGDFWRREFVDAHVRAGVFEAALPERVSPLHEKAGLVDPRGAYTVYGATPYVFMVDTRRLGDKPIPRRWEDILHPRYAGEVVMCGDGDDMADAVVLNLYKDFGMQGLEALASVSKGLMHSSSMVKSAGSRDEDAGAIYVIPAFFAFSTRPPEHIKVIWPQDGAAASPLYFLAKKSERKRLASLAGFFGSGFASIESASWFAPMDGSVPSRLPEGVALKWVGWDFTWDNDVSGLRDQLNVLFRSMVRKGSCGS
- a CDS encoding ATP-binding cassette domain-containing protein, with the translated sequence MRTEDTPVGTTGGGDTGSDGELAHGEALAYTPDSMTLTAGRDKSGNPEAGDVVFRSGEITALLGPTGSGKSRFLSDIESLACGDTPTGRTLKLDGRAPDADERFALQGRLVAQLTQNMNFVLDMGVRDFVLTHAKSREVEDPEAAASRVLQAANALAGEPFGPGVQLTQLSGGQSRALMIADTALLSWSPVLLIDEIENAGVDKRRALDLLLASDKIIVIATHDPVLALSADRRLVFEHGAVKLVQTRTGEEERVLARLEAMEGEMSRVRGVLRRGERLLLA
- a CDS encoding GTP-binding protein translates to MRLITVAGPPSCGKTSVVARACGALMGQGTACAVVKFDCLQSRDGELYREAGVPASVTLSGGLCPDHFFATNLEEAFAWTGETGAEVGIIETAGLCNRCSPHIRGALGVCVIDNLMGIDAPEKIGPMLRMADIVIVTKGDLVSQAEREVYRYRIRQMNRRAVIRHVNGLTGQGCAELAAIMAQAPEVASVTDMKLRFSMPAAVCSYCLSETRIGGRYQKGNVKKARFEEFGGAHAD